The Zingiber officinale cultivar Zhangliang chromosome 9A, Zo_v1.1, whole genome shotgun sequence genome window below encodes:
- the LOC122020616 gene encoding sugar transport protein MST3-like has product MAAGAFLNSGSGKDYPGNLTLFVFVTCVVAATGGLIFGYDIGISGGVTSMDSFLRKFFPEVYRKEHADTSTNEYCRFDSQLLQTFTSSLYLAALVASFFASLVTRAFGRKWSMLGGGVTFLFGAALNGAAQNVAMLIFGRILLGIGVGFANQSVPVYLSEMAPARLRGMLNIGFQLMITIGILAANLINYGTAKIKDGWGWRVSLALAAVPAAIITVGSIFLPDTPNSLLERGFPEEAQRMLRRIRGTDDVGAEYADLVAASEESKLVEHPWANIFQRKYRPQLTMALLIPFFQQLTGINVIMFYAPVLFRTLGFGRNGSLMSAVITGLVNVFATLVSVFTVDRLGRRKLFIEGGTQMIISQIVVGTLIAVKFGTSGEGNLSKGYAAVVVLFICIYVAGFAWSWGPLGWLVPSEIFPLEIRPAGQSINVSVNMLFTFAIAQAFLTMLCHMKFGLFYFFAGWVVIMTIFVYLFLPETKNVPIEEMVLVWRAHWFWGRFIEGAPTQNGGRLPKDPNSNVEMNPPAPRRQKQGSNFTLNLGISL; this is encoded by the exons ATGGCCGCCGGCGCCTTCCTCAACTCCGGGTCCGGCAAGGACTATCCCGGCAACCTCACGCTCTTCGTCTTCGTCACCTGCGTCGTCGCCGCCACCGGCGGCCTCATCTTCGGCTACGACATCGGCATCTCCG GGGGAGTGACGTCGATGGACTCGTTCCTGAGGAAGTTCTTCCCGGAGGTGTACCGGAAGGAGCATGCGGACACGAGCACGAACGAGTACTGCCGGTTCGACAGCCAATTGCTGCAGACCTTCACGTCGTCGCTCTACCTCGCCGCCCTCGTCGCCTCCTTCTTCGCCTCCCTGGTCACCAGGGCCTTCGGACGCAAATGGTCCATGCTCGGCGGCGGCGTCACCTTCCTCTTCGGCGCCGCCCTCAACGGCGCCGCCCAGAACGTCGCCATGCTCATCTTCGGCCGTATCCTGCTCGGCATCGGCGTCGGATTCGCCAATCAG TCCGTGCCGGTGTACTTGTCGGAGATGGCGCCGGCGAGACTTCGCGGCATGCTGAACATCGGCTTCCAGCTGATGATCACCATCGGCATCCTGGCGGCGAACCTCATCAACTATGGCACGGCGAAGATCAAGGATGGATGGGGATGGCGCGTCAGCCTCGCGCTCGCCGCCGTCCCCGCCGCCATCATCACCGTCGGGTCCATCTTCCTTCCCGACACGCCCAACTCCCTCCTGGAACGCGGATTCCCCGAGGAAGCCCAGCGCATGCTCCGCCGCATCCGCGGCACCGACGACGTGGGCGCGGAGTACGCCGACCTGGTGGCGGCCAGCGAGGAGTCGAAGCTGGTGGAGCATCCGTGGGCCAACATCTTCCAGCGCAAGTACCGCCCCCAGCTGACCATGGCTCTCCTGATCCCCTTCTTCCAGCAGCTCACCGGAATCAACGTCATCATGTTTTACGCCCCCGTCCTCTTCCGCACCCTCGGCTTCGGCCGCAACGGCTCCCTCATGTCCGCCGTCATCACCGGCCTGGTCAACGTCTTCGCCACCCTGGTCTCCGTCTTCACCGTCGACCGCCTCGGCCGCCGCAAGCTGTTCATCGAGGGAGGCACCCAGATGATCATCAGCCAGATCGTAGTGGGGACGTTGATCGCCGTCAAATTCGGGACGAGCGGCGAGGGGAACCTGTCCAAGGGGTACGCCGCCGTGGTGGTGCTGTTCATCTGCATCTACGTGGCCGGTTTCGCTTGGTCGTGGGGGCCGCTGGGGTGGCTGGTCCCCAGCGAGATCTTCCCGCTGGAGATCCGGCCGGCGGGGCAGAGCATCAACGTGTCCGTCAACATGCTCTTCACCTTCGCCATCGCGCAAGCCTTCCTCACCATGCTCTGCCACATGAAGTTCGGCCTCTTCTACTTCTTCGCCGGCTGGGTCGTGATCATGACCATCTTCGTCTACCTCTTCCTGCCGGAGACCAAGAACGTGCCGATCGAGGAGATGGTGCTCGTCTGGAGGGCCCACTGGTTCTGGGGCAGGTTCATCGAAGGCGCCCCTACGCAGAACGGCGGCCGCCTCCCCAAGGACCCCAACAGCAACGTCGAGATGAACCCGCCGGCGCCGCGAAGGCAAAAGCAGGGCAGCAATTTCACGTTGAATTTGGGAATTAGCCTGTGA
- the LOC122020001 gene encoding glucan endo-1,3-beta-glucosidase 14-like codes for MAKRTSGCFLLCLLFSGQVIQILGITVGINYGQIANNLPSPNRVASLLRSLNISRVKLYDADQNVLSAFINTDIEFVIGIGNENVSTMTDPAKALGWLQQHVLPHLPFTKITCITVGNEIFKGNDTVLMANLLPAMQSVYRGLVSLGLDKKVNVTSAHSLDMLGNSYPPSAGSFKQDLAVYIQPILNFHSMTKSPFLINAYPYFAYKENAGTVSLDYVLFEPNAGVTDALTNLNYDNMLYAQIDAVYAAVRAWGYPDIEVRISETGWPSRGDSEEIGATPENAAKYNGNLLQRIAMKQGTPMNPYVPVDVYVFALFNEDLKPGPTSERNYGLFYPDGTPVYNIGLHGYLPPMLSSSFKMVPALSTLGIAIVILLLA; via the exons ATGGCGAAGCGGACGAGCGGATGCTTCCTCCTTTGTCTCCTCTTTTCAG GTCAAGTTATCCAAATTCTTGGCATCACAGTAGGTATCAATTATGGGCAAATTGCCAACAATCTTCCTTCCCCAAATCGAGTTGCAAGCCTACTACGTTCCCTCAACATCAGCAGAGTAAAGCTGTATGACGCTGATCAGAACGTTCTTAGTGCGTTCATCAATACTGACATCGAGTTTGTAATAGGAATTGGCAACGAGAATGTGTCAACAATGACTGATCCAGCAAAAGCACTTGGATGGCTCCAACAGCATGTCCTGCCTCACCTTCCTTTTACTAAGATCACCTGCATAACCGTTGGAAATGAAATCTTCAAAGGAAATGATACTGTTCTGATGGCAAATCTTCTGCCGGCCATGCAATCAGTTTACCGTGGCTTGGTTTCTCTTGGATTGGATAAAAAGGTAAATGTCACCAGTGCTCATTCCCTTGACATGTTAGGGAACTCTTACCCTCCTTCAGCAGGCTCATTCAAACAAGACCTAGCAGTTTATATCCAGCCAATTCTTAACTTCCATTCAATGACAAAATCACCCTTCCTCATCAATGCCTACCCTTATTTTGCATACAAAGAAAACGCTGGAACTGTCTCCTTAGACTATGTCCTCTTTGAACCCAATGCAGGAGTTACCGATGCACTCACAAATCTGAACTATGACAACATGCTATATGCACAGATTGATGCGGTTTATGCTGCTGTCAGAGCATGGGGATACCCTGATATTGAAGTCCGGATTTCTGAGACTGGATGGCCTTCTAGAGGGGACTCCGAAGAGATAGGAGCGACACCAGAAAATGCTGCGAAGTACAATGGTAATTTGCTACAGAGGATAGCCATGAAACAGGGAACTCCAATGAATCCTTATGTTCCTGTAGATGTATACGTCTTTGCATTGTTTAATGAAGACTTGAAGCCCGGGCCAACTTCTGAAAGAAACTACGGACTATTTTATCCTGATGGCACTCCTGTTTATAATATCGGTTTGCATGGATATCTTCCACCTATGTTATCTTCGAGTTTCAAG ATGGTGCCAGCTTTGAGCACTCTGGGAATTGCCATTGTAATTTTGCTCCTAGCCTGA
- the LOC122019630 gene encoding uncharacterized protein LOC122019630 produces MKMAGSTRMESTSSSMDGSHGTNFPPAYQNGQRGTHLPPGLERSGSFRENMENRSLFAGPGTLRNAASSSEVPTVSQYLPLDTFSWGEQRFSRTGEIRRVLGVTVEDHTFGSAQSKPVPPIAPEDLRRLKGSVYESSNRARERSKSFQDLAMKLDRYRNLVSRKRQRMDQSNEKSGTSNPMKMGNQTHQSPTELASPRLEDRKNAIPNKRIRSSMAEVRSEVRGAIPPRQGVVEKDRNVLFEKDKTMLRGCNGGSVPSEDKMCGLPPMGDGWDKKMKRKRSVGLNRVMESDREIKSIQQRPSNESRMRSSDAISFRPGLSSGTTVSNKMDGCSQPSVSNSRGTPKIELESGSVPNERREFSSGVDNERIMHKGGNKLNVHDDGQAGNQSSLVKGKASRGPRTVLGASMNSSPSFLRSSGNIDGWEQGTGASKVQSSTVANRKRPIPNESSSPPVTQWVGQRPQKISRTRRVNVVSPVSNLDEAQFLAEGYPTPEVGARMTTMDNSGLLVPRVIPNKLKHDNVLSPAVLSESEESAAVESKFKDKGNDSFELEDGAQTSLKVSSFLLPTKKNKTPPKEEIGDGVRRQGRSGRSSVQSKACLPVAKEKMESIDANKPLKNKKMGPERSESRIGRPPSKKMSDRKAYARPQIMTSVSSESAGSIFDARTSTDDRDDLLASANDARSASCNACSNSSFWKKMEPIFASLTLEEISFVKHQIHFAEEVDASLSDWPETDHEVILCFRDLQGGRGSSSHKAGITKVAKQLAMAFAKRTLERCHIFEKTGRSCFSESTLRDILLSGPPNNIDTSHTDGFGSNSYVDLRSGEFGVRQTGLTTVKHGLGKKMDRGLSDPYQSVPQMGEHAVTKRKKEVLLDDVTGAASRSLSTHAHSLATSTKWKKSERDQEQNKDASGRSSTAKAGRPSLGSGRGERKLKTKPKQKIAQLSTSGNGLGRVTETDSVTSPALREAFETVNSSIAKFDQEVELQSSSNRAQNSSKEFDDGIFTNLPLNGIDPIDELDVAEGLGGQGQDIASWLNVDEEALQDQDLVGLEIPMDDLSELKLNF; encoded by the exons ATGAAAATGGCGGGAAGTACGAGGATGGAATCAACTTCAAGCAGTATGGATGGAAGTCATGGAACAAACTTCCCTCCCGCCTATCAAAATGGGCAGCGTGGGACACATTTACCTCCTGGTTTGGAGAGGTCCGGAAGCTTCCGTGAGAACATGGAGAACAGAAGTCTTTTTGCAGGTCCTGGTACATTGCGAAATGCAGCTTCTTCATCAGAAGTACCAACAGTGTCACAATATTTACCATTAGATACATTTTCATGGGGTGAGCAAAGGTTTTCTCGCACTGGAGAAATAAGAAGGGTTTTGGGTGTCACAGTGGAGGATCACACTTTTGGATCTGCACAGTCAAAACCAGTCCCTCCCATTGCACCAGAGGATCTAAGGCGTTTGAAAGGCAGTGTATATGAGTCATCAAACAGAGCACG ggagagatcaaagtcatttCAAGACTTGGCTATGAAATTGGACAGATATCGCAATTTGGTCTCACGGAAACGACAAAGAATGGATCAGTCAAATGAGAAGTCAGGCACATCAAATCCAATGAAGATGGGAAATCAGACTCATCAAAGTCCAACAGAACTCGCAAGTCCTAGACTGGAGGACAGAAAGAATGCAATACCTAACAAACGTATTCGCTCCTCGATGGCGGAAGTACGG TCAGAAGTTCGTGGTGCAATTCCACCAAGGCAAGGTGTGGTCGAGAAGGATAGGAATGTGCTCTTTGAGAAGGATAAAACTATGCTTCGGGGTTGTAATGGAGGATCTGTTCCTTCAGAAGACAAGATGTGTGGACTCCCTCCAATGGGTGATGGATGGgacaaaaaaatgaaaagaaaacgtTCTGTTGGCCTTAATAGAGTGATGGAAAGTGATAGAGAGATTAAGTCGATACAACAGAGACCTAGCAACGAATCCCGCATGCGATCGTCTGATGCCATTTCTTTCAG ACCTGGCTTGTCTAGTGGAACCACAGTAAGTAACAAGATGGATGGCTGTTCCCAACCGAGTGTTTCTAACTCTCGTGGCACACCTAAGATTGAGCTAGAGAGTGGCTCTGTTCCTAATGAAAGGCGAGAATTTTCTAGTGGAGTTGACAATGAACGAATCATGCATAAAGGCGGCAATAA GCTAAATGTTCATGATGATGGTCAAGCTGGAAATCAAAGTTCTTTGGTAAAAGGGAAAGCATCGAGGGGACCTAGAACAGTTTTAGGTGCTTCAATGAACTCATCACCTAGTTTTCTTCGTTCATCCGGAAACATTGATGGGTGGGAACAAGGTACTGGCGCAAGCAAAGTTCAGTCTTCAACTGTAGCCAATCGCAAACGACCAATACCTAATGAATCATCATCTCCCCCTGTAACTCAATGGGTTGGTCAGCGGCCACAAAAGATCTCTAGAACCCGAAGGGTTAATGTAGTTTCCCCTGTCTCCAATTTGGATGAAGCTCAATTTTTAGCCGAAGGATACCCAACTCCTGAGGTTGGAGCTAGAATGACAACAATGGACAACAGTGGGCTTTTAGTTCCTAGGGTCATACCCAACAAACTGAAACATGATAATGTCCTTTCTCCTGCTGTATTGTCAGAAAGTGAGGAATCAGCTGCTGTTGAAAGCAAGTTTAAGGATAAGGGAAATGATAGTTTTGAGCTAGAAGATGGTGCACAAACATCACTTAAGGTGTCAAGTTTTCTTTTGCCTACAAAGAAGAACAAGACTCCTCCAAAAGAAGAGATTGGAGATGGAGTTAGGAGACAAGGAAGGAGTGGGAGAAGCTCAGTACAGTCAAAAGCTTGTTTACCAGTAGCAAAGGAGAAAATGGAAAGTATTGATGCAAATAAACCACTAAAGAACAAAAAGATGGGTCCTGAAAGGAGTGAAAG CAGGATAGGTCGCCCTCCTTCAAAGAAGATGTCTGACCGAAAGGCTTATGCACGTCCACAAATCATGACGAGTGTGTCCTCAGAATCAGCAGGTTCCATATTCGATGCCA GAACATCAACTGATGATCGTGATGATTTACTCGCATCTGCAAATGATGCTCGCAGTGCTAGCT GTAATGCCTGTTCTAACAGCTCTTTCTGGAAGAAAATGGAACCTATTTTTGCATCTCTGACACTGGAGGAAATATCTTTTGTCAAGCATCAG ATACATTTTGCCGAGGAGGTAGATGCAAGTTTATCTGACTGGCCTGAAACTGACCATGAGGTAATATT ATGTTTTAGGGATTTGCAA GGTGGTCGAGGTAGTTCAAGTCATAAGGCTGGAATTACAAAGGTTGCAAAACAACTTGCAATGGCCTTTGCTAAACGAACACTGGAGAGATGCCATATATTTGAGAAAACTGGTCGAAGCTGCTTCAGTGAATCAACTTTACGGGATATTCTCTTGTCAGGGCCTCCAAACAACATTGACACTAGCCATACTGATGGATTTGGTTCCAATAGTTATGTGGATTTGCGCAGTGGGGAATTTGGTGTTCGGCAAACAG GTCTAACGACTGTGAAACATGGACTTGGTAAAAAGATGGACCGAGGTCTGTCGGATCCATATCAAAGTGTTCCTCAGATGGGTGAGCATGCTGTTACTAAAAGGAAGAAGGAAGTGCTTCTAGATGATGTCACAGGCGCTGCTTCTAGATCCCTATCCACTCATGCTCATTCTCTGGCAACTAGTACAAAATGGAAAAAGAGTGAAAGAGACCAGGAACAGAATAAAGACGCATCAGGAAGAAGCTCTACTGCTAAAGCCGGTCGTCCATCATTAGGCAGCGGTAGAGGCGAACGCAAACTGAAGACAAAACCTAAGCAAAAGATAGCTCAGTTGTCAACTTCAGGAAATGGCCTTGGCAGAGTCACAGAGACAGACAGCGTCACATCACCAGCATTGCGTGAGGCATTTGAGACGGTCAATAGTTCGATTGCTAAATTTGATCAAGAAGTTGAATTGCAAAGTTCAAGTAACAGGGCGCAGAATTCGTCTAAAGAATTTGATGATGGTATCTTTACAAATCTTCCACTTAATGGGATAGACCCCATTGATGAACTAGATGTTGCTGAAGGCCTGGGCGGACAAGGCCAGGATATTGCATCCTGGTTGAATGTCGACGAAGAAGCATTACAAGATCAAGATCTAGTCGGCCTTGAAATTCCAATGGATGACCTTTCAGAATTGAAGTTGAACTTTTAA